A single window of Granulicella mallensis MP5ACTX8 DNA harbors:
- a CDS encoding penicillin-binding protein 1A — MPSPLNSEGKKLSKPSASDTRRSDDRSALWRAMRTFPFREPEYRSRRVAGKAAFLLLLGASAIFGIMVGLLLVYSINLPQMADLERYRPSTTTELYDIHGKVFGSFALERRVVVPYSDFPPVLRDAILSIEDKDFESNSGINMIRMVGAAWHDMHSARRSQGASTLTMQLARNLFLSSEKTYGRKVQEIFLTLQIERHFTKSQIFTLYANQIYLGRGTYGFEAGSEYYFSKHVRDLTLSEAALLAALPKGPESYSPVRFPDRALKRRNLVLSEMFSDHKITAVQAEAAKAEPLGLHLEAPANIEAPYFVEEVRRQLEAEYGVDEVHGAGLRVYTTLDLDLQHVAEKSVLDGTAAYERRHGWKGRLQNVMGPDGDLDSYKHADWTQPFIDGAYFHALVVSVSATKMVVKIGQQLETMTTPDWAWTATFKATDLVQVGDIVYVKVIAPAGGTPRVVLEQDSGAQASMMAMDNANGEVLAMVGGRDFAISQFNRATQAQRQVGSSFKPYVYTAAFEAGAKPYDTIVDGPTSFYTPNGPYTPHNYEANFRGTMTLIDAFAESRNIPALKLADRVGIKKVIEVAHRFGITSNMPNFLPVAIGAADISLAEQVAAYSVFPNDGIRIAPHYIRKVSQADGLPLEQKTPEVKEVISLETARQMMLLLQSVVQQGTAAAASQMKHAFGGKTGTTNSYTDAWFIGFSPSVTCGTWIGFDNRQTLGDKETGAKAALPMWMDFMKVAVAGRPNEQFSKFNAPKKQLEVPMAQPSVEQAKPAHRDEDTDDDTDKTQSAPSPVPSNDTPDDDAPAKPAAKGPAKASSKTHVVVRSR; from the coding sequence GTGCCGAGCCCGTTGAACAGCGAGGGCAAGAAGCTCTCGAAGCCATCAGCAAGCGATACCCGTCGAAGCGACGACCGCTCCGCTCTGTGGCGTGCGATGCGTACCTTTCCGTTCCGCGAACCGGAGTATCGTAGCCGGAGAGTCGCGGGTAAGGCTGCGTTTCTGCTCTTGCTGGGGGCCTCCGCGATCTTCGGCATCATGGTGGGCCTGCTGCTGGTCTACTCGATCAATCTGCCGCAGATGGCCGACCTGGAGCGCTACCGCCCCAGTACGACGACTGAACTCTACGACATCCATGGCAAGGTCTTCGGCTCGTTTGCGCTGGAGCGCCGCGTTGTCGTGCCGTACTCGGACTTTCCGCCGGTGCTGCGCGACGCGATCCTGTCCATTGAGGACAAGGACTTTGAGAGCAATAGCGGCATCAATATGATTCGCATGGTCGGTGCGGCGTGGCATGACATGCACTCCGCCCGCCGCTCGCAGGGCGCTTCGACGCTTACGATGCAGCTCGCGCGCAACCTGTTTCTGTCCTCCGAGAAGACCTATGGCCGCAAGGTGCAGGAGATCTTCCTGACGCTGCAGATCGAGCGCCACTTCACCAAGTCGCAGATCTTTACGCTCTATGCGAACCAGATCTATCTGGGGCGCGGAACGTACGGGTTCGAGGCCGGCTCGGAGTATTACTTCAGCAAGCATGTTCGCGATCTCACGCTATCGGAAGCAGCCCTGCTGGCTGCCTTGCCGAAGGGGCCGGAGTCGTACTCTCCGGTGCGCTTTCCCGATCGCGCGTTGAAGCGCCGCAATCTCGTGTTGAGCGAGATGTTCAGCGATCACAAGATCACCGCTGTCCAGGCCGAAGCTGCCAAGGCCGAGCCGCTCGGATTGCATCTCGAAGCTCCCGCCAACATCGAGGCTCCCTACTTCGTGGAAGAGGTTCGGCGCCAGCTGGAGGCCGAATATGGTGTCGACGAGGTACATGGCGCAGGGCTGCGCGTGTACACGACGCTCGATCTCGATCTGCAGCATGTAGCGGAGAAGTCGGTTCTGGATGGGACCGCGGCTTACGAGCGGCGTCACGGCTGGAAGGGGCGTCTGCAGAATGTGATGGGCCCGGATGGGGACCTCGATTCCTATAAGCATGCTGACTGGACGCAGCCATTCATCGATGGAGCGTATTTTCATGCGCTGGTCGTCTCCGTCTCCGCGACGAAGATGGTCGTGAAGATCGGGCAGCAGTTGGAGACGATGACCACGCCGGACTGGGCCTGGACGGCGACTTTCAAGGCGACGGACCTCGTACAGGTCGGCGACATCGTGTACGTCAAGGTGATTGCGCCCGCAGGCGGAACTCCGCGCGTGGTGCTCGAACAGGACAGCGGCGCGCAGGCCTCGATGATGGCGATGGACAACGCGAACGGCGAGGTGCTGGCGATGGTCGGCGGACGTGACTTCGCGATCTCGCAGTTCAACCGCGCTACCCAGGCGCAGCGCCAGGTAGGTTCTTCGTTCAAGCCCTATGTGTACACGGCGGCCTTTGAAGCCGGTGCGAAGCCGTACGACACCATTGTGGACGGCCCAACGAGCTTCTACACGCCGAATGGCCCGTATACGCCGCACAACTACGAGGCCAACTTCAGGGGAACGATGACCCTGATCGATGCCTTCGCCGAGTCGCGTAATATTCCCGCGCTGAAGCTGGCGGATCGTGTCGGGATCAAGAAGGTGATCGAGGTAGCGCATCGCTTCGGCATCACGAGCAACATGCCGAACTTCCTGCCGGTAGCGATCGGCGCCGCCGACATCAGCCTGGCCGAGCAGGTTGCGGCTTACAGCGTCTTCCCGAACGATGGCATCCGCATTGCGCCGCACTACATTCGCAAGGTGTCTCAGGCTGATGGATTGCCGCTTGAGCAGAAGACGCCCGAGGTCAAAGAGGTCATCTCGCTCGAGACGGCGCGTCAGATGATGCTTCTGCTGCAGTCGGTGGTGCAGCAGGGAACAGCCGCTGCGGCATCGCAGATGAAGCATGCCTTCGGCGGCAAGACGGGAACCACGAACAGCTATACGGACGCCTGGTTTATCGGCTTCTCTCCGTCGGTCACCTGCGGAACCTGGATCGGTTTCGACAACCGGCAGACCCTGGGCGATAAGGAGACCGGTGCCAAGGCCGCTCTGCCGATGTGGATGGACTTTATGAAGGTCGCGGTCGCGGGCAGACCGAACGAGCAGTTCTCGAAGTTCAACGCGCCGAAGAAACAGCTTGAGGTGCCGATGGCTCAGCCATCCGTCGAACAGGCTAAGCCTGCCCATCGTGACGAGGATACGGACGACGATACGGATAAAACGCAGTCTGCGCCTTCTCCGGTCCCCTCCAATGACACGCCGGATGATGACGCTCCGGCGAAGCCAGCGGCGAAGGGGCCTGCAAAGGCGTCTTCAAAGACTCATGTAGTCGTACGGTCTCGGTAA